The Zobellia alginiliquefaciens genome contains a region encoding:
- a CDS encoding GNAT family N-acetyltransferase, giving the protein MIRIERTTYQNKHFPVLVAQLDDYLSETDGDEHDFYHQYNGIESLNHVVIAYSNEVAVGCGAIKEFDSDTVEVKRMYVSPETRGQGIASLLLKELEKWTSELNFKNCILETGKRQPEAIALYTKNKYKVIPNYGQYKGMENSVCFKKELTP; this is encoded by the coding sequence ATGATAAGAATTGAACGTACCACATATCAAAACAAACACTTTCCGGTTCTAGTTGCCCAATTGGACGATTATTTAAGTGAAACCGATGGTGATGAACATGATTTCTATCACCAATATAACGGCATAGAAAGCCTTAATCACGTAGTTATTGCCTATTCAAATGAAGTAGCCGTAGGCTGTGGAGCTATAAAAGAATTCGATTCTGATACTGTGGAAGTAAAGCGAATGTACGTTTCACCAGAAACCCGGGGCCAAGGAATAGCTTCCCTACTTTTAAAAGAATTGGAAAAATGGACTTCCGAACTAAATTTTAAAAATTGCATTTTAGAAACAGGCAAACGCCAACCCGAAGCTATTGCCCTTTACACCAAAAACAAGTATAAAGTAATTCCCAATTACGGGCAATACAAAGGCATGGAAAATAGTGTCTGTTTCAAAAAAGAACTGACTCCCTAA
- a CDS encoding metallophosphatase, whose product MNRRKFIKNTTASSALVGLGGLSLSSCFGDVKKHITILHTNDVHSHIDPFPTDHSEFPNLGGLARRATLVESIRKENPNTLLFDAGDIFQGTPYFNFYGGELEFKLMSKLKYDAATIGNHDFDNGIDGLLAQMPNADFEMINANYDFKNTVMDGHVKPYKTYMVDDIKIGVYGLGIELNGLVTKKLYKETQYLAPIEIAQDTERTLKNEENCDLIVCLSHLGYEYKNKQKPHDLAMATTLEYTDLIIGGHTHTFLEKPTVVENKLGRNVLVNQVGCFGINLGRIDFYFDGSKNSNASGVSIHV is encoded by the coding sequence ATGAACAGACGAAAATTCATTAAAAACACCACCGCCTCTAGTGCACTTGTTGGTCTGGGCGGACTTTCTTTAAGTTCTTGTTTTGGCGATGTCAAAAAACACATCACCATATTACATACCAATGATGTTCACAGTCATATAGACCCCTTCCCAACGGATCACTCCGAGTTTCCCAACCTTGGCGGTCTAGCTAGAAGAGCAACCTTGGTGGAAAGTATCAGAAAAGAAAATCCAAATACCTTACTTTTTGATGCCGGTGATATTTTTCAAGGCACACCATATTTCAATTTTTACGGTGGAGAGTTGGAATTTAAGCTCATGAGCAAGCTAAAATATGATGCGGCCACCATTGGAAACCATGATTTTGATAATGGTATAGATGGTTTGTTGGCTCAAATGCCCAATGCGGATTTTGAAATGATAAACGCCAATTACGACTTTAAAAACACGGTTATGGACGGTCATGTAAAACCGTACAAGACCTACATGGTTGACGACATAAAAATAGGGGTGTACGGACTTGGCATTGAACTTAACGGCCTGGTGACCAAAAAACTGTACAAAGAAACCCAGTACCTAGCACCCATTGAAATTGCACAGGATACGGAACGCACTTTAAAAAATGAAGAGAATTGCGACCTTATCGTTTGCCTTTCTCATTTAGGGTACGAATACAAAAACAAACAGAAGCCCCATGACCTTGCCATGGCCACAACGTTAGAATACACAGATTTAATCATTGGCGGCCACACCCATACTTTCTTAGAGAAACCTACGGTTGTAGAAAATAAATTAGGCCGCAATGTACTGGTCAACCAAGTAGGTTGTTTTGGCATTAATTTAGGGCGAATAGATTTCTACTTTGACGGTTCAAAGAACAGTAATGCTTCAGGCGTCTCCATCCATGTTTAA
- a CDS encoding 5'-nucleotidase C-terminal domain-containing protein: MVLKIKHFVIFTTFAILSSCGEQQQNLQQIDGKQIRITDSITTMESIETLVKPYRERINHVLDSTLSYAPYPISKTDGALNTTAGNLMADIVLSEANPIFKSRTGHEIDLVLLNHGGIRSLISKGNVSSRTAYEVMPFENSIVVAELKGSSILKMVSYLRDSGRAHPISGMQLTLNAKNEIQSVQIQGEPLDENKTYYAATSNYLVNGGDSMVFFKDALNVTNTDYLIRNAMIDYFKKTDTLKPVVDNRFIKLK; the protein is encoded by the coding sequence ATGGTTTTAAAAATAAAACACTTTGTTATATTTACAACATTTGCAATTTTATCATCTTGTGGTGAGCAACAACAAAACCTTCAACAGATAGATGGAAAGCAAATTAGGATTACAGATTCCATTACCACTATGGAATCCATTGAGACCCTTGTTAAGCCCTACAGGGAAAGGATAAACCATGTACTGGACAGTACATTATCCTATGCTCCCTACCCAATTTCCAAAACCGATGGCGCACTAAATACTACGGCCGGAAACCTTATGGCAGATATAGTTCTATCTGAAGCCAACCCCATTTTTAAATCCAGAACAGGGCATGAAATTGATTTGGTCTTACTGAACCACGGCGGTATTCGGTCATTAATTTCTAAAGGAAATGTTTCTTCAAGAACTGCTTATGAGGTTATGCCTTTTGAAAATTCTATTGTAGTAGCTGAACTAAAAGGTAGTTCTATTCTAAAAATGGTTTCCTATTTAAGAGATTCCGGCAGGGCACACCCAATTTCAGGAATGCAACTGACCTTAAATGCCAAAAATGAGATTCAGTCCGTACAAATTCAAGGCGAACCTTTGGATGAAAACAAAACCTACTATGCCGCAACCTCTAATTATTTAGTAAACGGAGGCGATAGTATGGTCTTTTTTAAAGATGCTTTAAACGTTACCAATACCGATTACCTCATTAGAAATGCCATGATAGACTACTTCAAAAAAACAGATACGCTTAAGCCCGTTGTGGATAATAGGTTTATTAAATTGAAGTAA
- a CDS encoding DUF6913 domain-containing protein — MFKGIKDKFKYNSGVKFLKQELAKDPPIIERSKGITSIGCIVDLDAFDDTNEFYGFVEDYNLRPNAVKIVGYKSYYDKNSPYSTPVFSDKDLGWNGAIENSYALEFLSREYDLLVNYYTTDNLLLQLMSVKTRARFRVGFKDVDLMYNDLIMDSPLEDFKTFKTELKKYLGVLNEIE; from the coding sequence ATGTTTAAGGGAATAAAAGATAAGTTCAAGTACAATTCGGGCGTTAAATTTCTGAAACAAGAGTTAGCCAAAGATCCGCCGATAATCGAAAGAAGTAAAGGTATTACTTCAATAGGTTGCATCGTAGATTTGGATGCTTTTGATGATACGAATGAATTTTATGGATTCGTAGAGGATTATAATTTGCGACCGAATGCTGTAAAGATTGTTGGTTATAAAAGTTATTACGACAAAAATTCGCCGTACTCAACCCCTGTGTTTTCTGATAAGGACCTGGGGTGGAACGGAGCCATAGAAAATAGCTATGCCCTTGAATTTTTGAGTAGGGAGTATGATTTACTTGTAAATTATTATACTACCGATAATTTGTTGTTACAGTTAATGAGCGTCAAAACAAGAGCCCGGTTTCGTGTAGGTTTTAAAGATGTAGATCTTATGTATAATGATTTGATAATGGATTCGCCATTGGAAGATTTTAAGACTTTTAAAACGGAGCTTAAAAAATATCTTGGCGTTTTAAACGAAATTGAGTGA